From Oreochromis niloticus isolate F11D_XX linkage group LG1, O_niloticus_UMD_NMBU, whole genome shotgun sequence, a single genomic window includes:
- the nedd4a gene encoding E3 ubiquitin-protein ligase NEDD4 isoform X2, translated as MTYLPKNPGSEEETADQTEDNDPGWELLEAHDMSGPRQNQILPPLPPGWEERQDNLGRIYYVNHETRTTQWQRPTMLDGNLEVQRRQNNNTDAAHVFITRRQISEHEDSTQESPESWEIITEDDSTQYHSSNQHRSPSPRTPVEFHSLCDEMRNVNISAAAAGEQRSSQIEHGSNSRHSSRRGSAQTSTGEEHPANPVLLPTTTGLPPGWEEKRDSKGRRYYINHNNRTTTWTRPLVQRTSEAAPAPSPPSPSPSAAPSAAAAAAQNSAGLSQSPTPSQPSAPTEESPQHTPSPEASRESGFLPVGWEVRSAPNGRPFFIDHNTKTTTWEDPRLRIPVQMRRRSSLDPSDLGPLPPGWEERVHSDGRVFYIDHNTKNTQWEDPRLQNAAITGPAVPYSRDYKQKYDYFKKKLKKPADIPNRFEMKLKRNAVLEDSYRRILSVKRPDLLKARLWVEFDGEKGLDYGGVAREWFFLMSKEMFNPYYGLFEYSATDNYTLQINPNSGLCNEDHLTYFKFIGRVAGMAVFHGKLLDAFFIRPFYKMMLGKPITLQDMESVDSEYFNSLKWILENDPTDLDMRFTIDEELFGQTHQHDLKPDGSEIVVTNENKDEYIHLVIQWRFVNRIQKQMTAFKEGFFELVPQDLIKIFDENELELLMCGLGDVDVNDWRANTKYKNGYCSNHMVIQWFWKAVLLMDAEKRIRLLQFVTGTSRVPMNGFAELYGSNGPQLFTIELWGTREKLPRAHTCFNRLDLPPYESFEELREKLNIAIENAQGFDGVD; from the exons ATGACCTACCTGCCAAAAAACCCAGGTTCAGAGGAGGAAACTGCAGATCAGACTGAGGACAACGAT CCTGGTTGGGAGCTTCTGGAGGCGCATGATATGTCAGGTCCCAGACAAAACCAGATcctgcctcctcttcctcctggcTGGGAGGAGAGGCAAGATAATCTGGGAAGGATCTACTATGTTAATCATGAAACCAGAACCACACAATGGCAACGGCCCACCATGCT AGACGGCAATTTGGAAGTTCAACGAAGACAGAACAATAATACGGATGCGGCGCATGTTTTCATAACACGCAGACAGATCTCAGAACATGAGGATAGCACACAAGAGTCTCCAGAG AGCTGGGAGATCATTACAGAGGATGATTCCACCCAGTACCACAGTAGTAACCAGCACAGATCACCTTCACCCCGCACCCCAGTGGAGTTCCACTCGCTGTGTGATGAAATGAGGAACGTTAACATCTCTGCGGCCGCAGCTGGCGAGCAGCGCTCCTCCCAGATT GAACACGGCAGTAATTCGAGGCATTCCAGTCGCAGAGGAAGTGCCCAGACCTCAACAGGAGAGGAACATCCTGCTAATCCTGTG CTGCTTCCAACCACAACTGGGTTACCTCCAGGCTGGGAGGAAAAGCGAGATAGTAAAGGAAGACGCTATTATATCAACCACAACAACCGAACCACTACATGGACACGACCTCTTGTGCAG AGAACTTCAGAGGCAGCACCAgcaccatcaccaccatcaccatcaccatcagcagcaccatcagcagcagcagcagcagcacagaatAGTGCAGGCTTATCACAAAGCCCTACACCATCCCAACCATCAGCACCAACAGAGGAGTCTCCTCAGCACACTCCAAGCCCCGAGGCCTCACGAGAATCTGGCTTCCTGCCGGTCGGCTGGGAAGTTCGCAGTGCACCCAATGGAAGGCCATTTTTCATCGACCACAATACCAAGACAACTACCTGG GAAGATCCCAGGCTAAGGATTCCTGTACAAATGAGGAGGAGATCCTCGCTTGATCCTTCTGATCTCGGCCCTCTGCCG CCTGGCTGGGAGGAGAGGGTCCACAGTGATGGCAGGGTGTTCTACATAGATCACA ACACAAAGAACACACAATGGGAAGATCCCAGATTGCAGAATGCTGCTATAACTGGACCA GCAGTGCCTTACTCTAGAGACTACAAACAGAAGTATGACTACTtcaagaagaagctgaagaaaccG gcTGACATCCCAAACCGCTTTGAGATGAAGCTGAAACGAAATGCAGTGCTGGAGGACTCGTACCGACGCATCCTCTCGGTCAAGAGGCCAGACCTGTTGAAGGCGCGACTGTGGGTGGAGTTTGATGGAGAAAAAGGACTGGACTACGGTGGCGTGGCCAGGGAGTGGTTCTTCCTAATGTCCAAAGAGATGTTCAACCCGTACTACGGGCTGTTCGAGTATTCTGCCAc GGACAACTACACGCTGCAGATTAACCCCAACTCAGGTTTATGCAACGAGGACCACCTGACCTACTTCAAATTCATCGGCCGCGTGGCAGGCATGGCCGTGTTTCACGGCAAACTCCTCGATG CTTTCTTCATTCGGCCCTTCTACAAGATGATGCTGGGGAAGCCAATCACCCTCCAGGACATGGAGTCTGTT gaCAGTGAATATTTCAACTCCCTGAAGTGGATTTTGGAGAACGACCCAACAGACTTGGACATGAGGTTTACTATTGATGAAGAGCTGTTTGGACAG ACTCACCAGCACGACCTGAAACCCGATGGCTCAGAGATTGTCGTCACCAATGAAAACAAGGATGAATATATCCA CCTGGTGATTCAGTGGAGGTTTGTGAACAGAATACAGAAGCAGATGACTGCCTTCAAGGAG GGATTCTTTGAGTTGGTACCGCAAGATCTGATCAAGATCTTTGATGAGAATGAGCTCGAG CTGCTCATGTGTGGTCTTGGAGATGTGGACGTGAACGACTGGAGAGCGAACACGAAGTATAAGAACGGCTACTGCTCCAACCACATGGTTATCCAGTGGTTTTGGAAG GCGGTGCTGCTGATGGATGCAGAAAAACGAATCCGGCTCTTACAGTTTGTGACGGGAACATCCAGGGTCCCGATGAATGGCTTTGCTGAACTCTATG GCTCTAATGGACCACAGCTCTTCACCATCGAGCTTTGGGGAACACGTGAAAAACTTCCTAGGGCCCACACATG CTTTAATCGGCTGGACCTTCCTCCGTACGAATCCTTTGAGGAACTGAGGGAGAAACTTAACATCGCTATAGAGAATGCACAAGGCTTCGACGGGGTGGATTAG